A DNA window from Paenibacillus andongensis contains the following coding sequences:
- a CDS encoding ABC transporter permease: MLLPGVIYFLIFRYVPMWGLVIAFQNYMPFLGIAKSEWVGFAHFHALFTSPDFWMLLRNTAILAAYNIFLFFPLPIIIALMLNEVRHEVFKKFVVLLVYVPHFLSWVIVVSFFYFFFTIENGIVNEILQSLGFQKVHFLDSTRWFRPMVTLEVIWKETGWGTIIFMAALAGVNPQLYEAARMDGANRWRQLYHITLPSIRSTIVILLILRLGSFLDTGFEQIYLMLNTLNREVGEVFDTYVYTVGILGGQFGFSAAVGMFKSVIGLVLVLLTNRLAKKFGEEGIY, encoded by the coding sequence ATGCTGCTGCCGGGTGTAATTTATTTTCTGATTTTCCGTTATGTTCCGATGTGGGGGCTGGTCATTGCGTTTCAGAATTACATGCCGTTCCTCGGAATCGCCAAAAGTGAGTGGGTAGGCTTCGCTCATTTTCATGCGTTGTTCACAAGTCCCGATTTCTGGATGCTGTTGCGAAATACCGCGATCCTAGCGGCGTACAACATTTTTCTATTTTTTCCATTACCTATCATTATCGCGCTAATGCTCAATGAAGTCCGGCATGAAGTGTTCAAGAAGTTTGTCGTTTTGCTGGTTTATGTTCCGCATTTTCTGTCTTGGGTTATTGTTGTTAGCTTTTTTTACTTTTTCTTTACGATCGAGAACGGTATTGTCAATGAGATCTTGCAGTCCCTCGGATTCCAGAAAGTACATTTTCTGGACAGCACTCGTTGGTTTAGACCGATGGTCACCCTGGAAGTCATATGGAAAGAGACGGGATGGGGAACGATTATCTTTATGGCGGCGCTGGCTGGCGTCAATCCTCAGCTTTATGAGGCGGCCCGTATGGATGGGGCGAACCGCTGGCGGCAGCTATATCACATTACACTGCCTTCGATTCGAAGCACTATCGTCATCCTGTTGATTCTGCGGCTGGGATCGTTTCTCGATACCGGCTTCGAACAAATCTATCTGATGCTGAATACGCTCAACCGAGAAGTCGGGGAGGTGTTCGACACCTACGTATACACGGTGGGGATCTTAGGCGGCCAATTCGGCTTCAGTGCGGCGGTTGGCATGTTCAAGTCAGTGATCGGACTTGTTTTGGTTTTGCTCACAAACCGGCTGGCCAAAAAATTCGGGGAAGAAGGCATTTACTAA
- a CDS encoding carbohydrate ABC transporter permease, with protein MYRSWGSKLFDSVNYFLLFLMAVITVVPFLLNVTGSFAAPKEALQKSFVIIPETFSLAAYRYIFSTNTIPHSLWVTIFITVAGTAINIVLTALMAFPLANKRLRIRKPVMLMVIFSMLFSGGMIPTYLVVKNLGLLDTYGALLLPGAISAFYLIILKNFFAQLPDELEDSARIDGASDPQILFMIVIPLSMPAIATLTLFYAVGHWNQFLNALLYINDASKFPIQVWLRQIVLLSQTGIGDSANNFEGVIPPGKTIQMGVTVVSTVPILLVYPFLQRHFAKGVLLGSVKE; from the coding sequence ATGTACAGATCATGGGGCAGTAAGCTGTTCGATAGCGTTAATTATTTTCTTTTATTTCTGATGGCCGTGATTACTGTCGTTCCGTTTCTGCTCAACGTGACCGGCTCGTTCGCAGCTCCCAAGGAAGCTCTCCAGAAAAGCTTTGTGATCATCCCAGAGACGTTTTCACTCGCCGCTTACCGGTACATTTTCAGCACGAATACGATTCCGCACTCGTTATGGGTCACGATTTTCATCACAGTTGCTGGAACGGCCATTAACATTGTGCTTACCGCCTTGATGGCGTTTCCTTTGGCCAATAAACGGCTAAGGATACGCAAGCCGGTCATGCTGATGGTCATTTTCTCCATGCTGTTCAGCGGAGGTATGATTCCGACCTATTTGGTCGTGAAAAATCTAGGATTGCTCGACACTTATGGGGCACTACTGCTTCCCGGGGCCATTAGTGCCTTTTATCTGATCATATTGAAAAACTTTTTCGCTCAGCTGCCGGATGAACTGGAGGATTCGGCCCGAATCGACGGCGCTAGCGATCCACAGATCTTGTTCATGATCGTGATTCCGCTGTCGATGCCGGCGATTGCGACATTAACACTGTTCTATGCAGTCGGGCATTGGAATCAATTTCTAAACGCTCTTCTCTATATTAATGATGCAAGCAAGTTCCCGATCCAGGTATGGCTGCGTCAAATCGTCCTTTTGTCACAAACCGGCATAGGTGATTCCGCCAACAACTTCGAGGGGGTGATTCCGCCGGGGAAAACGATCCAAATGGGTGTAACAGTCGTATCCACAGTTCCCATCCTGCTTGTATATCCTTTCTTGCAACGGCATTTTGCGAAAGGCGTGCTGCTCGGGTCCGTAAAAGAATAG
- a CDS encoding extracellular solute-binding protein produces the protein MSTGFKRIAPAVSLLLIAALTGCSGSSNPSAAGSTDSSAPFRIKMMSQFETAEPPTADNPVVKYIEQQTNTKLDITWVLNSNYTDKLNVSMASGDLPQAMLVVNPQDTVIVSAAQSGFFWDVEPYLKDYPNLSKLDKDTLNNTRINGKIYGLYRGRYPERIVMYYRKDWLNNVGIKEPPKTVDDYYNVLKAFASNDPDKDGKQNTWGITENKDLGTYTFPLMFGAPSGWGYINNQMVPDFMTKEFVDYLKFMKKLYDEKLLNQDFATVPGAKVSEDWTNGKIGIRGNIIEAYRGETFVGLGKTLPGADVHIIPALVSTTGQKRVAKGSGYLGMYMFPKSSVKTEADLKKILSFFDKMADDKMVKTVLLGIDGVHFKEENGVQKILDDTKYNKEVVPLQHLAMRSILINNGTPLAKEAMDTLAEIKQYGVADASSGLILSDDNKKKLSTNKKIIDDAKIKFIMGVIDEAGWNKELDKWKQSGGGDVMKEYTELYNKYKK, from the coding sequence ATGAGTACAGGGTTTAAGAGAATAGCACCTGCGGTCTCGTTACTGCTTATCGCGGCTTTGACTGGATGTTCCGGAAGCAGCAATCCATCTGCAGCGGGCAGTACGGATTCGTCAGCGCCTTTTCGAATCAAAATGATGAGCCAATTTGAAACGGCAGAGCCCCCGACAGCGGACAACCCCGTTGTGAAATACATCGAACAGCAGACGAATACGAAGCTCGATATCACATGGGTGCTGAACTCCAATTATACAGATAAATTGAATGTATCGATGGCATCCGGGGACCTGCCGCAAGCGATGCTTGTCGTCAATCCGCAGGATACAGTCATCGTCAGCGCCGCGCAAAGCGGGTTCTTCTGGGATGTTGAGCCCTATTTGAAGGACTATCCGAACCTAAGCAAATTGGATAAAGATACGCTGAACAATACCCGGATCAACGGCAAAATCTACGGTCTTTACCGGGGCCGTTATCCGGAAAGGATCGTCATGTATTACCGGAAGGATTGGCTGAACAATGTCGGGATCAAAGAGCCGCCTAAAACCGTGGACGATTATTACAATGTGCTAAAAGCGTTTGCTTCGAACGACCCGGATAAAGACGGGAAGCAGAACACATGGGGCATCACCGAAAATAAAGATTTGGGCACTTACACGTTCCCGCTTATGTTCGGCGCGCCGTCCGGTTGGGGTTATATCAATAACCAGATGGTTCCCGATTTCATGACCAAGGAATTTGTGGACTACTTGAAATTCATGAAAAAGCTGTACGACGAAAAGCTCCTCAACCAAGATTTTGCCACAGTGCCGGGCGCCAAAGTATCGGAGGATTGGACCAACGGGAAAATCGGCATCAGAGGAAACATCATCGAAGCTTACCGCGGCGAAACGTTCGTCGGCCTTGGCAAAACGCTGCCTGGCGCAGACGTTCACATCATTCCGGCGCTCGTATCGACGACCGGCCAAAAGCGGGTTGCCAAGGGCAGCGGCTACCTGGGCATGTATATGTTCCCGAAGTCGAGCGTTAAAACGGAAGCCGATTTGAAGAAGATTCTAAGCTTCTTCGACAAGATGGCCGACGACAAGATGGTGAAGACGGTTCTGCTCGGCATTGACGGGGTTCATTTCAAGGAAGAGAACGGCGTACAGAAAATTTTGGACGATACGAAATACAACAAGGAAGTCGTGCCGCTCCAGCACCTCGCCATGCGGAGTATTTTGATCAACAACGGAACGCCGCTGGCGAAAGAGGCCATGGATACGCTTGCGGAAATCAAGCAGTACGGCGTTGCGGACGCATCGAGCGGACTCATTCTCAGCGACGACAACAAGAAGAAGCTGTCGACGAACAAAAAAATCATCGACGACGCAAAAATCAAATTCATCATGGGCGTTATTGACGAAGCGGGCTGGAACAAAGAGCTGGACAAGTGGAAACAGTCGGGCGGCGGCGACGTCATGAAGGAATATACCGAGCTGTACAACAAATACAAGAAATAA
- a CDS encoding glycosyl hydrolase family 95 catalytic domain-containing protein, which yields MNDELGGRAPVTDFRVSKVLGQPNETEMRLCVKPGTGRFDIYVASSATFDENEDVISAAVNQLEAARKTGYERLLQEHKLWWNEFWQKSYIRLSSDDGSAEFVEKHYTYYVYLMAANSRGGKYPPNFGGMLLSPRGDFRHWGAMQWWSNLRLYYNALLPTGHNELMQPYFDMYSGMYDSCAKAAEQQWGSKGIYIPETVWFNGVDELPEDIASELRELYLLRKPWEERSERFKQYAYNKHPHESRWNWKGHEKWVDGNLVYSDKGWGPFGSTTHMFWNIVGIAFHYWTYYEFTKDRSWLKERAYPMIKGAAEFLRNYPHMRKEDDGKYHMSNTISGEKYIGGKDTIQVMSVLHGIMPVLLKAAELLDADRDMRPVWEEFYLNLAPLPRSDHPEAVYRTKEGEEAIWVGALGQVLDDHRDISNDPMRDFILCSLETEKENPDWFRTGKATLAFQRDMLGGDWSKAVSEMSSVSVMLAGMGEAEAFKQAVLAQLECVNADREYCYYADTGKIKYYDNRLTVREGVNAVSAQRLGNVAHGLQLALCQSHPGVPGKEPVIRVFPAIPDGWDAEFSLWCHGGFKVTSAIRKGVVESIRIESTLGGMCRLRDPWNGSLIEFDTAAGETYSFNATE from the coding sequence ATGAACGATGAGCTCGGCGGGAGGGCGCCGGTCACCGATTTTAGGGTTAGCAAAGTGCTCGGACAGCCGAATGAGACGGAAATGCGCCTATGCGTCAAACCGGGAACGGGGAGATTTGACATTTACGTCGCAAGCAGCGCCACCTTCGATGAGAACGAGGATGTCATCTCTGCGGCAGTCAATCAGTTGGAAGCGGCAAGAAAAACGGGTTATGAGCGATTGCTGCAGGAGCATAAGCTTTGGTGGAACGAGTTCTGGCAAAAATCCTACATCCGTTTAAGCAGTGATGACGGCAGCGCCGAATTTGTGGAGAAGCATTACACGTACTATGTGTATCTGATGGCGGCGAACTCCAGGGGCGGAAAGTATCCCCCCAACTTTGGCGGCATGCTGCTGAGCCCGCGCGGGGATTTTAGGCATTGGGGAGCGATGCAGTGGTGGAGCAACCTCAGGCTGTACTACAATGCGCTTCTGCCGACAGGCCATAATGAATTGATGCAGCCCTACTTCGACATGTATTCGGGCATGTACGATTCGTGCGCCAAAGCGGCGGAGCAGCAGTGGGGCAGCAAGGGGATCTATATCCCCGAAACCGTGTGGTTCAACGGTGTGGATGAACTGCCCGAAGATATCGCTTCCGAGCTGAGAGAACTTTACTTGCTGCGCAAGCCTTGGGAGGAACGCTCCGAAAGATTCAAGCAATACGCGTATAATAAGCATCCGCATGAGAGCCGTTGGAACTGGAAGGGACATGAAAAATGGGTGGACGGAAACCTGGTCTACTCCGATAAGGGCTGGGGCCCCTTCGGCTCCACGACCCACATGTTCTGGAATATCGTCGGCATCGCTTTTCATTATTGGACTTATTATGAATTCACCAAAGACCGGTCATGGTTGAAAGAGCGGGCATACCCGATGATCAAAGGAGCCGCGGAATTCCTGCGCAATTATCCGCACATGCGTAAGGAAGATGATGGCAAATACCATATGTCCAATACGATTAGCGGCGAGAAGTACATCGGGGGTAAAGATACGATTCAAGTGATGTCGGTGCTTCACGGAATCATGCCGGTGCTGCTGAAAGCTGCTGAACTATTGGATGCTGATCGGGACATGCGTCCGGTGTGGGAAGAGTTTTACCTGAACCTCGCTCCGCTTCCGCGAAGCGATCATCCGGAGGCCGTCTATCGAACCAAAGAAGGCGAAGAGGCCATTTGGGTCGGCGCGCTCGGGCAGGTGCTGGACGATCATCGGGACATCTCGAACGATCCGATGCGGGATTTTATTCTCTGTTCCTTAGAAACTGAGAAAGAAAATCCGGATTGGTTCCGGACAGGCAAAGCCACTCTCGCCTTTCAACGGGATATGCTGGGAGGAGACTGGAGCAAGGCGGTGAGCGAGATGTCATCCGTCTCCGTCATGCTAGCCGGTATGGGAGAGGCCGAAGCCTTTAAACAAGCAGTACTGGCACAGCTGGAATGCGTGAATGCCGATCGTGAGTACTGCTATTATGCCGATACAGGGAAAATCAAATATTACGACAATCGGCTGACGGTACGGGAGGGTGTTAACGCCGTCAGCGCGCAAAGGCTAGGAAATGTGGCGCACGGCTTGCAGTTAGCGCTCTGTCAAAGCCACCCGGGCGTTCCCGGCAAAGAGCCGGTCATTCGCGTGTTCCCGGCCATCCCGGACGGGTGGGACGCGGAGTTCTCGCTCTGGTGTCACGGAGGCTTTAAAGTGACGTCCGCAATTCGCAAAGGTGTTGTCGAGTCGATTAGGATTGAATCCACGCTCGGCGGTATGTGCCGATTGCGCGATCCTTGGAACGGTTCATTGATTGAGTTTGACACCGCAGCGGGTGAGACGTACAGCTTTAACGCAACAGAATAA
- a CDS encoding cupin domain-containing protein: MKTYRLQQLADVTEGHILKDIMPGDYISNGGLAFEKPGARAHTNDGPGGIDYHVHEDCEAFLIMQGRGEVEIKEQAGSIMHPVKTGDIVIIEPGEDHHLISSVDDPIVVVWCHAGPSRNKNQFNVDK, encoded by the coding sequence ATGAAAACGTATCGTTTACAGCAACTTGCCGATGTTACGGAAGGACATATTTTGAAAGATATCATGCCTGGGGATTACATTTCTAATGGAGGTCTTGCCTTCGAGAAGCCTGGAGCACGCGCTCATACCAACGATGGGCCGGGAGGCATCGACTATCACGTGCATGAAGATTGCGAAGCTTTCCTGATCATGCAGGGCAGGGGCGAGGTTGAAATCAAAGAACAAGCAGGCTCCATCATGCATCCCGTAAAGACGGGAGATATCGTTATTATTGAGCCGGGAGAGGACCATCACCTCATTTCAAGTGTGGATGATCCTATTGTCGTCGTTTGGTGCCATGCCGGACCGTCACGCAACAAAAATCAATTTAACGTAGATAAGTGA
- a CDS encoding glycoside hydrolase family 36 protein: MNHLLNAKVVNRSDHSLRIREVVLFSGEMPFAPDTPFYGEGFQMLTQYGGTLSSPYVIGAYGKDRDFFRIPETPFHANLWTVYNLLALSPRHEEHMLIAFTSCNRFSGEFRFRNSYLEVIMDTEDLELGPGESWELEQFMFASGADRDLLFQQLAESLNRNHPRLLYPEIPTGWCSYYCLRPMTAEGLYENARSMVRRIPELNRIQIDGGYAAADGDFLVPSVTLGSDVKTISEGIRATGIEAAGYISPFIVEPGSKLMLEHPDWLVQDQEGKPFNGIGQKKKRPEKQWYMLDGTHPEALNYLRSTVRGMHDEWGWRYFKLDFLQYGALPGYRYDKQATRIEAFRSGMKAIIDEVGHDSFILGCNAPFWPLLGLVHGNRVTNDIARDWKHVSGNAEELFPRNWQNDMLWYNDPDVLVLEQVTFHEQTLGGEVMEKKSALSEQEFEFHKAVILASGGMILSGDLIPALSEKNIRVLKKLLPPTGKAARFEDDTYTIGRIELEHRHVICAFNFDDQPKDIGLSLDGSYRVYDFWTDEEIGTYTNALKLNNLEPHCAKVFYYKV, translated from the coding sequence GTGAATCATCTTCTAAACGCTAAAGTTGTGAACCGGTCCGATCATTCACTGCGGATTAGAGAGGTCGTACTTTTTTCCGGGGAGATGCCTTTCGCCCCCGATACGCCATTTTACGGTGAAGGCTTTCAAATGCTGACTCAATACGGAGGGACGCTTTCTTCGCCCTATGTGATCGGGGCTTACGGAAAAGATCGGGACTTCTTCCGGATCCCCGAAACTCCGTTTCATGCGAACTTATGGACGGTATACAATCTTCTGGCCTTGTCTCCTCGTCATGAGGAGCACATGTTGATTGCCTTTACCTCATGCAACCGATTTTCCGGCGAGTTTCGATTCCGAAATTCATATCTCGAAGTGATTATGGATACCGAAGACTTGGAGCTGGGACCCGGTGAGTCATGGGAGTTGGAGCAATTCATGTTTGCTTCCGGAGCAGATCGCGATTTGCTTTTTCAACAATTGGCAGAGAGCCTCAATCGGAACCACCCCCGCCTGCTGTATCCTGAAATTCCTACGGGATGGTGTTCTTATTATTGCCTGCGTCCCATGACTGCAGAGGGACTTTACGAGAATGCCCGCAGTATGGTCCGGCGAATCCCTGAACTGAATCGGATACAAATTGACGGGGGCTATGCAGCAGCTGATGGCGACTTCTTAGTACCGAGTGTCACGCTTGGATCGGACGTCAAAACAATTAGTGAAGGCATCCGGGCGACCGGGATTGAAGCTGCCGGCTATATATCTCCCTTTATCGTAGAACCGGGGTCGAAGCTAATGCTTGAGCATCCGGATTGGCTTGTTCAAGATCAGGAAGGCAAGCCGTTCAATGGAATCGGTCAGAAAAAGAAGCGGCCAGAGAAGCAGTGGTATATGCTGGACGGGACGCATCCTGAAGCCCTAAACTATTTGCGGTCAACTGTCAGGGGTATGCATGATGAATGGGGGTGGCGCTATTTCAAGCTGGATTTCCTGCAATACGGCGCCTTGCCAGGATACCGTTACGACAAACAGGCAACAAGAATCGAAGCATTTCGCAGTGGAATGAAGGCGATTATCGATGAAGTCGGGCACGACAGCTTTATTCTTGGGTGCAATGCTCCTTTCTGGCCGCTTCTTGGCTTGGTACACGGGAACCGGGTGACCAACGATATTGCACGGGACTGGAAACATGTCAGCGGCAACGCGGAAGAACTTTTTCCACGGAACTGGCAGAACGACATGTTGTGGTATAACGATCCGGATGTCCTTGTCCTTGAACAAGTAACGTTTCATGAACAGACGCTTGGCGGCGAAGTCATGGAGAAGAAATCGGCCCTTTCCGAACAAGAATTCGAATTCCATAAAGCGGTTATTCTGGCATCCGGCGGGATGATCCTCAGCGGAGATTTAATCCCAGCTTTATCCGAGAAAAATATACGGGTATTGAAGAAGTTGTTGCCTCCTACGGGCAAAGCCGCCCGCTTTGAAGATGACACGTATACGATTGGACGAATCGAATTGGAGCATCGTCATGTCATTTGCGCCTTCAACTTTGACGATCAGCCTAAAGATATCGGACTCAGCTTGGACGGGAGCTATCGGGTTTACGATTTTTGGACTGATGAGGAAATAGGTACCTACACGAATGCGCTGAAACTTAACAATTTAGAACCTCATTGTGCCAAAGTATTTTATTATAAGGTTTAG
- a CDS encoding helix-turn-helix domain-containing protein, protein MLLRRLRFNRHSIVLTWFLSYAAVLLLPIVMSIFVYNQSKQTLENEIHQANNALLKQVEDSMDHQLKNMQRLNFELSWNLKIQELLYSGKRQLFPMENAYDVYQITQDLKSYQSSYPFVDEFYIYLASDHEVLMPSVKREDKVAFQLLHEDGVLTYDQWLSMLNEYNTQHFIALDRKVEGGRLEKTVALISSYPNVGKKSIATNVIMMDQSRILDSVKNIQLFNQGNVLILNKENQVLVSNSNVSIPLPADFPYDKMTGSSGLFYFVNGGEKYEVFYQQSDQSEMKYMTIVPSRLYWVKAEQVRVLTYTSIAISFFAGLVLTLVLLIKNYSPIRRLTRSFTDKGGLPVGKMNNELQFIQQAINRTFDEMDKMANRNQHEHDILRSHFISRLLKGRLNPYITVDDSLAAFDLQFDTDQFAVLLFSLEEEESSSFFEFIQGKDMAEKRKLLYFIIANVVKEISNQHDHGYVTEVEDMMACLINVRERTTEEQGQELMRVASVAQNFLQMNYKIPLTVSISRVHHSIAGISQAYTEALDTLEYKLVVGSKGIISYEDIALNAPKEPGAGYEYPLQVEQQLINNVKVGDFDKAKQTLDEIINNNVYNQVIALPLAKCLMFDLVSTMMKAVKEIGDIQNSLMEANPNWMEELTQCSTIQTMHQQIIVILKQVCDHAYQVRQKNIQHTRQGTLRSLIENICVYIQSHYEDNDLNITMIGDHFEMKAAYLSKLFKEQTGEGLLDYINKIRIDRAKLALKQPDSQIVDVAVAVGYSHVNTFIRTFKKYEGITPGKFKEMCES, encoded by the coding sequence TTGTTGTTACGGAGACTAAGGTTTAATCGTCATAGCATTGTTTTGACCTGGTTTTTATCGTATGCAGCAGTGCTGCTGCTCCCGATTGTCATGAGTATTTTCGTTTATAATCAATCCAAACAAACGTTAGAGAATGAAATTCATCAAGCGAATAATGCGCTTTTGAAGCAGGTTGAGGATTCGATGGACCATCAGCTGAAGAACATGCAGCGATTGAATTTCGAATTGTCGTGGAACCTTAAAATTCAGGAGCTGCTGTACTCCGGGAAGAGGCAGCTTTTTCCGATGGAGAATGCTTATGACGTCTATCAAATCACACAAGATTTAAAATCATATCAATCCTCGTATCCTTTCGTGGACGAATTCTATATTTATCTCGCGTCCGACCATGAGGTTCTTATGCCCAGCGTGAAAAGAGAAGATAAAGTAGCCTTTCAACTACTGCATGAGGACGGTGTACTCACTTACGATCAATGGCTTTCTATGCTGAATGAGTACAACACCCAACATTTCATTGCGTTAGACCGCAAAGTCGAGGGGGGACGTTTGGAGAAAACGGTAGCTTTGATAAGCAGTTATCCCAATGTGGGCAAGAAGTCCATTGCAACGAATGTCATTATGATGGACCAGTCCAGGATTCTCGACTCCGTCAAAAACATTCAGCTTTTTAATCAAGGAAATGTACTCATTCTAAATAAAGAAAATCAGGTGCTTGTTTCCAACTCTAATGTATCGATTCCGCTGCCTGCAGACTTTCCATACGATAAAATGACTGGATCTTCAGGTTTGTTCTACTTTGTGAACGGCGGGGAAAAGTATGAAGTCTTCTATCAGCAATCGGATCAATCGGAAATGAAATATATGACTATCGTACCGAGCCGCCTTTATTGGGTAAAAGCAGAGCAAGTACGCGTATTGACATACACCAGCATTGCGATCAGTTTCTTTGCCGGACTAGTACTAACTCTAGTTCTATTAATAAAAAATTATAGTCCAATCCGCAGGTTAACGCGCTCTTTCACCGATAAAGGAGGATTGCCGGTCGGTAAAATGAATAATGAGCTGCAGTTCATCCAACAGGCGATTAATCGGACGTTTGACGAGATGGATAAAATGGCGAACCGAAACCAGCATGAACATGATATCCTTCGTTCTCACTTCATATCACGGCTGTTAAAAGGCAGATTAAATCCTTATATTACGGTAGACGATTCACTAGCTGCCTTTGATTTGCAGTTCGACACGGATCAATTCGCCGTACTGCTTTTCAGCTTAGAGGAAGAGGAAAGTTCGTCGTTCTTCGAATTCATACAAGGCAAGGATATGGCGGAAAAACGCAAGCTGCTGTATTTCATTATTGCAAATGTCGTTAAAGAGATATCGAACCAACACGATCACGGTTATGTAACTGAAGTGGAAGATATGATGGCCTGTTTGATCAATGTAAGGGAACGAACAACGGAAGAGCAAGGGCAGGAGCTAATGCGAGTCGCCTCGGTGGCTCAAAATTTTTTACAGATGAACTACAAAATTCCTTTGACTGTATCAATTAGCCGTGTACACCATTCGATAGCGGGCATTTCGCAAGCTTATACGGAAGCGCTGGATACTCTGGAATATAAACTCGTTGTAGGAAGCAAGGGCATTATTTCTTACGAGGATATTGCTTTGAATGCGCCTAAAGAACCAGGAGCAGGCTATGAATATCCGCTTCAAGTGGAACAGCAGCTGATCAATAATGTAAAAGTGGGCGATTTCGATAAGGCCAAGCAAACGTTGGATGAAATTATAAACAACAATGTATATAACCAAGTGATTGCTCTTCCTTTAGCCAAGTGTCTCATGTTTGATCTGGTCAGCACGATGATGAAAGCGGTCAAGGAAATTGGTGACATCCAGAATAGTCTGATGGAGGCAAATCCGAATTGGATGGAGGAGCTTACCCAGTGCAGTACGATTCAAACGATGCATCAACAAATCATCGTCATTCTAAAGCAAGTTTGTGATCATGCATATCAGGTGAGGCAAAAAAACATACAGCACACACGGCAGGGAACTCTTCGTTCGTTAATCGAAAACATTTGTGTGTATATTCAATCCCATTATGAAGATAATGATTTAAATATTACGATGATTGGCGATCATTTTGAAATGAAGGCAGCTTATTTATCCAAATTGTTTAAAGAACAGACCGGGGAAGGTTTGCTGGATTATATTAATAAGATAAGGATCGACAGGGCGAAACTAGCTCTAAAGCAACCGGATAGCCAAATTGTTGATGTGGCTGTTGCTGTCGGATACAGTCATGTGAATACATTTATTCGAACTTTCAAAAAATACGAAGGGATTACCCCAGGTAAATTCAAGGAAATGTGCGAATCTTAA